The genomic interval GGATCTGAATTAGTTTCTGCAGAAGAGCTTGCTAACGCAAAGGCAAAATATACAGGTAACTTTGTGCTAGCGTTAGAACGACCTCAAACGATTGCTAATTATGCGTATAATATAGAATCAAAAGGATTACCTAAAGATTTTTATAAGAATTATCTTACAAATATTGATAAAGTCTCTCAGCAAGATGTGCAACGTGCAGCAAAAGATCTTTTTCAAGGAGAAAACTTACGCATTGTTGTTACTGGTAAAGGTGCCGATGTAATCGATAATTTAAATAATGTCGTTCTTAATGGTAAGAAGGTACCAGTAAAGTATTATGATACTTATGGAAGTGCAATTGCTCGCCCAGAATTTAAAAAGGAATTACCTGCTGGAATTACTGTAAATAAAGTATTAGAGTCCTACATTGATGCAATAGGAGGTAAGGCAAAACTTGAAAATGTAAATTCTGTTTATATGAAAGCAGATGGAACAGTTCAAGGAATGACTCTTAACCTAGAAATGAAAAAAACTGCTAAAAATCAATTTTTTCAAAATGTTTTAATGGCAGGAAATTCATTGAGTAAACAAGTCTACAACGGTACAACTGGTTATTTAGTAGCACAAGGACAGCGTAAAGACCTTGATGAAATGCAAATGGAAAAAATGAAGTCAGAAGCATCTCCATTTTCTGAATTGATTTGGTTAAACGGTAATGCAACCTTGGAGGGAATAGAAAAAGTTGACTCAGAAGATGCTTACGTTGTTAAAGTTTCAGATGATAAATCTGTTTACTATAGCACCACTACTGGGCTCAGACTTCAAGAGGTAAATGTAACTGAGGCGCAAGGACAAACCTTCAAGTCCACAATTACTTATGGAGATTACAAAGATGTAGATGGGATTTTATTTCCATTCACGCTTGGTCAATCGATGGGCCCACAGAACATCGAATTCAAGATGACAGAGATAAAAGTTAATGAAGGGGTTTCAGACTCAGATTTTGAGTAAGCTTTATTAAACTATAATTAAAAAGATCGGCCTATTGCCGATCTTTTTTTTAAATATGATTTGCTTTCGCGAAAGCGGTATTTTAATCTTACTACTGTAAAAATTAAAGATATTTACTCCCAATTTTTCTGCTAGCTCTTTTCTAAAAAAACTACCTTTGCTAAAGCAGGCCGCCTTATCGATTCATGTATTTGAATAGGAAAGTCCGGACATCGTAGGGAAGCATAGCGGCTAACGGCCGTCACTTCAATTAATTTTGTAGGAGGACAAGTGCAACAGAAAGAATGTACAGGTAATGCTGTAGCGAACCCAGGTAAACTCTATGCGATGCAATGTCAAGTATACTCACAGTTAAGTGTACCCGCGCGTTGTGAGAGGGTAGGCAGATAGAGATTACTAGCAATAGTAATCCCAGATAAATGATAAGGAATTTCTAGACTGATCTAGATTGAACAGAACCCGGCTTATAGGCCTGCTTTTTTAATTTGGAATTACGCTTTCGCGAAAGCGTAAATCTACTCTTCTTCATCACTAGATGGAACTTCAAAGAAGCTAAAAGCATTTCCACCATAATTACGTGTTTCTACGTAATTTATAAACGAGTCCATCTTTGTATACTTCCCATGTTCAATAATAAGTATGCCATCTTCATCTAATAAATTATTATCAAAAACTAGCTGAACAATTTTTTCGAAGTCTTTGATGTCTATGTCGTAAGGAGGATCTGCAAAAATTACATCATACGTTCCAGTTGCTCTTTCTAGATATTTGAAAACGTCACTTTTTATAGCATTAATTGAGAAGTCAAATTCATCTGCTATTTTATTTATAAATTGTATACAACTATAATGTCCATCTACAGCGGTTATTTGATCTGTACCTCTTGATGCAAACTCATAGCTTATATTACCTGTACCAGCAAATAAGTCTAATACTTTTAGGCTGCTTATATGGTAGTTACTTCTAAGAATATTAAAAAGCGCCTCTTTAGCCATATCTGTAGTAGGTCTAACGGGCAATTTTTTTGGAGCAGCTATGCGCCGTCCTTTGTACTTTCCTGATATTATGCGTGTCATATAAGGCTTGCTAGTAAATAGTGTTCTTTAGGTAATACGGTATGTGGACTCTCTAGAATTTGTATATTTCTTATGTATGTATATGCCTTTTCATAGAATGCATCGCCTTCGTTGATGCTTCCAGAGAGTTTTAATAATATGTCGTCAGGATTAATCGCTAGTTGTTCAAAGCAAAAAAGTAAGTAGTAAATAAAATCTTCTGGAGTTTTAATATCAAAAAAATTAATAAGTAGTATTTTTTTAGATTGAATTATACCGAGATAAAAATGGGATGGAGAAGTAATAACTAGCGCCTCGGGATGTGAACTCCCCTGAGAAATTTTAAATAATTGCTTAATAAATAGGGTAGTACTATGATAGTATGTAAATGAACCAAAGTTCTCAAAGAAATAATTATTTACATTAGTGTATGGTACGTAGACATTAATAAGATCATGTTGTTCTATTCTATCATGAGCAACAAAATCTGTATTTAAAATTTTAGTATTGAATTTGAGATAATCTACGGCCTTAGACTCTTCAAACAGGGCTTGTGGAACAACAGAAAAAAGGTTGTTAGAATACACAACCGTAACCTCTTTGAATGATTTTTGTAAATCTTCACAATCATTAAAGCCTTGCTCAATGTGATTTGATAAGTTTTGTATTGAAATATTTCCATTAAAGAAAATATTTTTAAAACTTATGACCTCTTGAGATTGGATGTTTTGAATAAAAAAAGAAAATCCATCCAAGCGTACTTGGATGGATAGACTATATAATGAGTTTGTTGAGATTTTATTCGTCATTTGCGCCGTAACTCTTTGGCCAGTTTCCAGATGTAAAAACTCTATCCATAGATCCTACTCTAAGTGCATTACCATTTACACCATCTACAGAAACAATTTGTTTTTCTTTAATAACGTAATCTTTGTTTTGATCGTGTAAGATCACATCCTTAGGTACAGAAATTTCAAAAACTGGATACATTGTACCGTTTTTGTCTACTTGTCCAGCATCCATATCAAATTTAGCATCCACGCCTTCTACTGGTACATTGATCATCGATTTATATCTATCTGATGATTTGAATAAAGAGTCCTTAACAGCTCTTGTGCCCAATGTATCAATAAGAGTGATTTCTTTGTATTCGTCTACACCATAAATTTTAGTTTTTTCCTCATCTAAAATTGTTGTGTCACGACGTTGTGTAATTGTAAATTCTGCCGTATCTATAAATGTTACTAGATTGTCAAAATCCTTTTGATAGGTTCCAGTAACACTTTTATGAGCAAGCTGTGCTTGTCTAAGATCGCGCATGTTTTTAATCACAGCAGCATATCTCTTTTCTTTCACTTCGTTAAATTTTACTTCGCCCCATATAGCGTTAAAAAGTAAATACCCTAATACGGCAATTATTACCCAAAGTACAAGTTGTAATACAAGTTTCATTTAATGAAGTTTAAAATTAGTTACGTTTAACGACAAATCTACAATTTTTTTTTACACCCAAAAATTTATTCTTTCATTTTTCCTTTGCTTAATTTAGTGCGCTTCTAAAGAGATTTATGGTTAAAGATGCCCCATCGTTTTACAAACAACTTTACAAGGATTTTGAACATACACCTACCTTAAAACAAGACCGATTACTCCAACAGCTAGCTACTTTTTTATTTGACACAAATAAAGATAAACTGTTTGTTCTCAAGGGGTTTGCGGGTACTGGTAAAACAACTGTTATAGGTACAGTTGTTAAAAATCTTTGGCACGCAAAAATGTCATCTGTTCTTATGGCTCCTACAGGTCGAGCTGCAAAGGTTGCAAGTAATTATAGTAAAAAGCAGGCATTTACTATTCATAGAAAAATTTATTTTCCAAAAAAAGAACGTGGAGGAGGTGTTTCTTTTAGTTTACAACCTAACAAACATCGTAACTGTTTATTTATAGTAGATGAAGCTTCTATGATTTCTGACAGAGCAGCAGAGTCTAAATTTTTTGATAATGGATCTTTACTAGATGATATGATGCAATATATTTATAGTGGTTATAATTGTAAGCTATTATTGGTGGGGGATGAAGCGCAACTACCTCCTGTAAAATTAGATATCTCTCCTGCCTTAGATATTAAAAACTTATCCCTTCATTACAATAAGCAGGTAGAGACACTTCAACTAGATGAAGTAATGAGACAAGCAGAAGGTAGTGGGATTTTAATGAATGCAACCGCATTAAGAGAACAGCTTTCTGAAGGTTTTTATGAAGATTTCAAATTTGATCTTAATGGTTTTGATGACATTATCCGCTTAGTAGACGGGCATGAAATAATGGATGCCATTAATGACGGTTATAGTAAGGTAGGTACAGAAGAAACTGCCATTATTGTACGTTCAAATAAAAGAGCAAATTTATATAACCAGCAAATACGTAGTCGCATTCTTTTCCAAGAAGAAGAAATTTCTGCTGGTGATCACCTCATGGTTGTGAAGAATAACTACTTCTGGCTTGACGCAAAAAGTGATGCTGGCTTTATTGCAAATGGAGATATTATTAAGATTTTAGAAATTCTTGCAATCAAAGAGCTGTATGGGTTCCGCTTTGCAGAAATAAAAGCGCAGATGGTTGATTACCCGCATATGCAACCCATTGAAACGGTAATCATGCTGGATGTTTTAACAATGGAAACACCAGCACTACCTTATGAAATGGGTGATTCGTTGTATAAGGAAGTACAAAAAGATTATGTAGATGAAAAGTCTAATTATAAGAGGTTCCAAAAGATTAAGAACAATAAATATTTTAATGCTTTGCAAGTTAAATTCTCCTATGCTATTACGTGTCATAAGTCACAGGGGGGGCAATGGGAAAACGTTTTTATAGAACAACCGTACTTACCTGATGGTATGAGTAAGGATTATTTGAGGTGGTTGTATACAGCAATCACAAGATCGAAGAGTAGGTTATATTTGATAGGTTTCAAAGATGAAATGTTTATTGAGAATTAATAAAATAAGAACATTTATTTAATTTAGGTAATTCTAGTGTTTAAGGAAACAGTTGAGATGATATGAATGCAGAATTAGTTATAAGTATTATTTTGGGTTTTTCTCTAGCGGCTTCGGCAGGATTTAGAGTCTTTGTGCCATTATTAGTATTAAGCGTATCATCTTATTTTGGATGGTTTGTAGTAAACGACTCTTGGCAGTGGTTAGGAAGTACAGCGGCACTTGTATTATTAAGTGTAGCCACTATAGTTGAAGTAGGTGCTTATCTAATTCCGTGGGTAGACAATACTCTAGACACCATTTCGGTTCCAATTGCCGCAATAGCAGGCACACTACTCATGGTGGCCACAATGAGTACGTTAGATCCAGTGATAACCTGGTCACTTGCTATTATTGCAGGGGGAGGTGCGGCAGCAGCAATTTCAGGATCTACAAGTGTTACAAGATTAGGGAGCACAGCCACAACTGGAGGTCTTGTAAACCCCGTTATTTCAACTACAGAAACGCTGGCAGCAACAACTATCTCTACCGTGAGTATATTTTCTCCTATTATAGCGCTCCTTTTGTTATTTGCTACGTTTTGGTTTTTATTTAAATTAATCAATAAAATAAGAAAGAAGTAACTGTTTCAATTTAGCTAACTTTGTTTTCAAATTAATGGAAGTACGCTTTCGCGAAAGCGTGCTAAACTCATTTTAGATGTGATTGAGAAATTAAAAGTTATAGCCATGATTCCTGCGAGATATGCCGCATCTCGTTTTCCTGGTAAAATGATGGCTGACCTTGCGGGTAAACCTGTTATTGTACGTACTTATGAGAGTACAGTGGCAACTGGTTTATTTGATCAAGTATATGTGGTGACTGATAATGAAGAGATTGCACAAGCTATAAATAATTATGGTGGAAAAGCTATAATGAGCGTAAATGAGCATGAGTGTGGTAGTGATCGTATTGCAGAAGCTGTACAGCCACTCGATGTGGATATAGTTGTAAATGTTCAAGGAGACGAACCCTTCACCACAAAAGAAGATTTATCACCATTACTTGATGTGTTTTACGAGACTGATGCTGACAAAATAGATCTCGCTAGCGTGATGATGCCCATGTCTTCACAAACTGATATCGAAGATCCAAATAATGTAAAAGTAATCGTAGATACAAAAGATTTTGCTTTATATTTTTCACGATCTCCTATTCCTTTTATTAGGGACATAGCTTCAGAAACAGTGACACATAAGCATAAAGGAATTTACGCATTTAGAAAAAAAGCATTATTAGATTTTGCTGAAATGCAAATGACTCCACTTGAACGTGCTGAAAAAGTAGAATGTATACGCTTTTTAGAATATGGGAAAAAGATAAAAATGGTGCGATCCCCTAGGCTTGCTATTGGTATAGATACGCCAGAGGATTTAATAAAAGCAAATAAAATTTATAAAAATAATTAACCATATGGGTATAGCTAAATGGATCTATAAGGATATTTTAGGTTGGAAAATTAATGGAGATTTTTCTCAAGATACAGTGAAAAAAGCAGTTATTGCCGCTGTGCCTCATACGAGCTGGCATGACTTTTACGTGGGGATACTACTTAGAACTGTACTTGGTGTAAAAATAGGATT from Dokdonia sp. Hel_I_53 carries:
- a CDS encoding RsmD family RNA methyltransferase → MTRIISGKYKGRRIAAPKKLPVRPTTDMAKEALFNILRSNYHISSLKVLDLFAGTGNISYEFASRGTDQITAVDGHYSCIQFINKIADEFDFSINAIKSDVFKYLERATGTYDVIFADPPYDIDIKDFEKIVQLVFDNNLLDEDGILIIEHGKYTKMDSFINYVETRNYGGNAFSFFEVPSSDEEE
- a CDS encoding ATP-dependent RecD-like DNA helicase, whose translation is MVKDAPSFYKQLYKDFEHTPTLKQDRLLQQLATFLFDTNKDKLFVLKGFAGTGKTTVIGTVVKNLWHAKMSSVLMAPTGRAAKVASNYSKKQAFTIHRKIYFPKKERGGGVSFSLQPNKHRNCLFIVDEASMISDRAAESKFFDNGSLLDDMMQYIYSGYNCKLLLVGDEAQLPPVKLDISPALDIKNLSLHYNKQVETLQLDEVMRQAEGSGILMNATALREQLSEGFYEDFKFDLNGFDDIIRLVDGHEIMDAINDGYSKVGTEETAIIVRSNKRANLYNQQIRSRILFQEEEISAGDHLMVVKNNYFWLDAKSDAGFIANGDIIKILEILAIKELYGFRFAEIKAQMVDYPHMQPIETVIMLDVLTMETPALPYEMGDSLYKEVQKDYVDEKSNYKRFQKIKNNKYFNALQVKFSYAITCHKSQGGQWENVFIEQPYLPDGMSKDYLRWLYTAITRSKSRLYLIGFKDEMFIEN
- a CDS encoding DUF4126 domain-containing protein; its protein translation is MNAELVISIILGFSLAASAGFRVFVPLLVLSVSSYFGWFVVNDSWQWLGSTAALVLLSVATIVEVGAYLIPWVDNTLDTISVPIAAIAGTLLMVATMSTLDPVITWSLAIIAGGGAAAAISGSTSVTRLGSTATTGGLVNPVISTTETLAATTISTVSIFSPIIALLLLFATFWFLFKLINKIRKK
- the kdsB gene encoding 3-deoxy-manno-octulosonate cytidylyltransferase; the encoded protein is MIPARYAASRFPGKMMADLAGKPVIVRTYESTVATGLFDQVYVVTDNEEIAQAINNYGGKAIMSVNEHECGSDRIAEAVQPLDVDIVVNVQGDEPFTTKEDLSPLLDVFYETDADKIDLASVMMPMSSQTDIEDPNNVKVIVDTKDFALYFSRSPIPFIRDIASETVTHKHKGIYAFRKKALLDFAEMQMTPLERAEKVECIRFLEYGKKIKMVRSPRLAIGIDTPEDLIKANKIYKNN
- a CDS encoding DUF3822 family protein; amino-acid sequence: MTNKISTNSLYSLSIQVRLDGFSFFIQNIQSQEVISFKNIFFNGNISIQNLSNHIEQGFNDCEDLQKSFKEVTVVYSNNLFSVVPQALFEESKAVDYLKFNTKILNTDFVAHDRIEQHDLINVYVPYTNVNNYFFENFGSFTYYHSTTLFIKQLFKISQGSSHPEALVITSPSHFYLGIIQSKKILLINFFDIKTPEDFIYYLLFCFEQLAINPDDILLKLSGSINEGDAFYEKAYTYIRNIQILESPHTVLPKEHYLLASLI